One Chroicocephalus ridibundus chromosome 31, bChrRid1.1, whole genome shotgun sequence genomic window carries:
- the LOC134508075 gene encoding type 2 DNA topoisomerase 6 subunit B-like, which produces MAEGGNVEFHFCVSVNGDVTSRTYGHPPPAAGPPGPRRCWATARLWPVASAPWSTPALQELRRRHQGQQRVARSLPVVVAAVTTVVAASTSARFRRACLGAMQVEDTPALVAATRRSLADVTRGRLVPCASCDTRRGSLMEGPRARRGRREEEEEEEEEDACPQSSEGQAWWQEAANQWMA; this is translated from the exons atgGCGGAGGGGGGAaat gtggaGTTTCACTTCTGTGTCAGCGTCAACGGCGATGTCACCTCCCGCACCTATGG CCACCCGCCGCCTGCTGCTGGCCCACCTGGCCCCAGACGCTGCTGGGCAACCGCCAGGCTCTGGCCAGTGGCCTCCGCGCCCTGGTCCACCCCCgcgctgcaggagctgcgccGCCGCcaccag GGCCAGCAGAGGGTGGCCCGCTCCTTGCCCGTGGTGGTGGCCGCCGTGACAACCGTGGTGGCCGCCAGCACCAGCGCCCGCTTTCGCCGAGCCTGTCTGGGTGCCATGCAG gtcGAGGACACCCCGGCGTTGGTGGCAGCCACCCGGCGGAGCTTGGCCGACGTCACCCGCGGGCGCCTGGTCCCCTGCGCCTCCTGTGACACCCGGCGGG ggtccctgATGGAGGGTCCCCGAGCGCGGAGGGGacgccgggaggaggaggaggaggaggaggaggaggacgcgTGTCCCCAGAGCAGCGAGGGGCAg GCGTGGTGGCAGGAGGCGGCCAACCAGTGGATGGCCTGA